The DNA window gcatctttgggagcaacaattaatataagacactgtcttatattcggggaaacacggtaatcaGAATAGGGGCTAcagccagacacacacacacacacccttttttctGTGGTTCCACACCCATCACTGGGCAAGCGCAGACTGTGGATGTTTTAACAGGCATTGGTCTCAAAAAATCCATTttattgcaaaaaaagaaaaaggtcgTACAAAGTCAGGTCTGTGAGATACAaggactgaagaaaaaaaaatatttgcaccCCATTCCCTCATCTCCCCAAATTCTCTGCCCTCTTTCCCTATCCTCACCCGACACATCACAAAAAAGGGGGGCTGGGATTATCTGTCCTGGTAACTGCCGGTTAGCATATGCTCCACTGTGATCCCAGGTAGGTTTACAGGGCAGAATTCTGCATTCGTTTTGGGCCATTTGTTCTCACAAGGTGGGGCGTTTCTCCCTGGTCCCCTCCTAGACATTTGCTGGCGAGATCCggattggcaggggctggtagcCTGGGTCACCTTCAGGGAGGGGCTCAGAAAACAAGGTTTGGGTGGCACCCTGGAAatgcaagaaaccacagcccTTATCCTCAGGAAGTGCTTCCTAgcgtttaggtgggatctcttttcctgtactttgaatccaatagaacacaggggtcaaactcacggccctccagatgttatggactacagttcccatcaccccctgccagcatgatgcaaggTAGGCTTGAACTGTTATTCCCGTATCacagatgggggcgggggcaaaGCGGAACATGATCTCCAGGCTATGTCAGCTAAAGAGGCTAGGAGCTGGAAAAATTTGTGCGTGtggcagcagagcgggaaataTGTAAACTACAGGGTAAAGCCGTGCATGGATCCCTGTGACCAAACCCACCGAGGGGTCCTTTTGTCAGCATGTCCTGAGCCAAGGATCCACTGAGAATCTGACTGCGCGCCAAAGCAAAGCTTATCCTCCTGATGCAGAAGATGTAGGGAAACCACTCCTGAGCGCTGCCTGTCCCTTCTAGGATGGGGCTTCTAGGGTTGAGGGCACTGCTCATGCAGCCCTAATGGAAGCCATGTGGACACCGCAGAGCCTTGCAAAGGATAAAGCGAATGGGAGTTTGGGGACAGGCCCCCTAACAGAACTGTAGCCCTCTAGGAGGAAAAACGTCTGCTCCCAATAAGTTAAAATACACTACAGAGCATCTCCACAATCCCatactttcctcctcctcccagtcaGCGTTCATATCGTTGGGTTACCAGCAATGGTAGTGAGATGTTTCGAGCGTCAGTGGTTTTGTGggttaaagccagtggtgggatccaaaaattttagtaacaggttcccatggtggtgggattcaaactgtggcatagcaccaatggggctgggcggggcacaacgggggcatgtcCGGGcaatccgggggcggggctgtggcaaggacgcagccgctgcgtcggtccttgggcgggaaacgaatgcacgcaggtgcaggctgccacgcacgccagtgcacctcctgctagactgctccaagttctgcgcgctactgctgtgaggaggggcgtcactaaggcaaaaatcgcgtggcaaaatcacccatgagtaaccccctctcggcacacacaaacaatgagtaacctactctcgggaacctgtgagaacctgctggatcccacctctggttaaagcTACTGAAGAGTTGGCACAAAGCAGGATTCCCTTTGCTCTTCTCCATCCACGAGGGGCATCTCCACAGAGTTTAAAAGGCCGAAGGAACGAAGAGCTGATCTCGTCAGCTAGTTAATTTTACGACAGTGAAAGTGCCATCGAATTACAGCCAACTGTAGGGTTTTCGGGACAAGGGACGAACAGAGGTGTTctactgttgcctgcctctgtgttgtgaccctggactttcaTGGTGGTATCCATATATGAACCAGggcccacttagcttctgagaactgatgaggcCAGGtcagcctaggacagtggtggcgaacctacggcacgggtgccagaggtggcactcagagccctctctgtgggcacacgcaaacagagtgcccccccccccacacatctaggctggcctgggccactgggctaatTATTGGCATTATTATTAGAattagctaattgattattagcattaaacctaagacctagttttggggaagcagtgtagggatccctgttaagccctgttaaaccccgctgattttcatgcgaagaactaaagcgtgatcctttacctgggagtaagctcggttgctggcaatggggcttgcttctgagcaaaccttcctagggtcatgatattcacccattggaagagttgcacggttgcttcaaagcagtcACCggctaccaccaaacttactcccgagtaacgcgcacctcggacccttttttctaaactaaaatctcagtattcaggttaaattgccgggttggcacttcgcgataaataagtgggttttgggttgcagttgggcactcggcctcgaaaaggtttgcctaGGATATTCAGGTGAGGGGCAGGGAAGCTGTGCCCCCCTTTTGAAAAACACTCAGTACCTGCGATGTGGCTTTCACGAAGAAAAACAAGGCCTTTGGGCTGAGGAATCTTCCTGCTATGTGTTTTCCAGACTACGTGCCCTtttaaggaagaggaggagtttggatttataccccacctttctctcctgcaaggagactccaggtggcttacaagctcctttcccttcctctccccacaacagaccccttgtgaggcaggtggggctgagagagttcggagagaactgttgactagcccgaggtcacccagcaggagtgcggaaacacatctggttcaccaggtaagcctctgccactcgggtggaggaatggggactcaaaccctgttctccagattagattaaaTAGCCCAAGAGTGAAGGTGAGGCTTGGTGGTTTTAtctagaagaggagtttggatttttatcccccctttctctcctgcaggagactcaaaggggcttacaatctccttgcccttcccccctcacaacaaacaccctgggaggtaggtggggctgagagagctccgagaaactgtgactagcccaaggtcacccagctggcgtgtgtgggagtgcacaggctaatctgaattccccagataagtctccacagctcaggtggcagagccgggaatcaaacccggttcctccagattagatacacgagctcttaacctcctacgccactgctgagatctTCCCCCTTTGACTCTTGTGCTCCTCTTTCAAGCAACATCGGCCAGTTCAGAAGACCAGGCAGTCGGTTGAAATTAACAGGTTTCTACCCTTTTCTGAAAGGACAATAACCCCATATCCAGCCCACTTCTTTCTTGCATGTCATTTGCACCATTTTGGTTGTGCTCATGAGAGCAACAGGGACAATGAGTTGAAGGACACTGATTGAAGGACTCAAGAAGACCACCAAGGTAACAGATTCCTTCACAGTTGTTCACAGGAATACCTTGCCAAACAACTGTGCCCTCCCCCCCGAAAGGTAACAGCAAGGGCAAGAGTCTGCTCACGGTGGTCCTAAGTAGCACCAGTGGGTTCATACAGGATACCTaacatgccccctccctccccaccccccacccaatttTGCCCCAGCCGCACACTACAATTCGTCTCGCATTTTCTCCCCTTTGGGCCTGACTAGCCGGCCGATGAAGAGGATGGAATTTGTCTTATTGTCCTTGATGAGGAAGACGAACGGGTGATCGACGTAGAAGAGTTTGGGGTTCTTCATCTCTTCTAGAGCGTAGATGTCGCCCTCGTAGGGGTTTCCCTCCGTGTCCCACTCCAGAGCCGCCGCGTGGAAGACGTTGGCGAGGTAGAGGTCCTTCTTGCCCGAAATCTTGGACAGGTCGGCCTTGTTCTTGTCGACGGCTTCGGTTAAGCCGAGATCGGCCAAGTGTTTCTGGAAGCGAGGAACGGGTCGTTGTTTTATCGCCACAAAACATACCATAACATCACAACCAGTGGTTTGATAGCATTTCAGGAAAGGAATGGAAACTGAAACAACTAATAAATCAGTGGGTAATGGATTATGAGGTCACGGAATGTGCCACTCTACCATTGGCTGAGCTCATTCTGATGTCATGGAATGTTTTCAAGCATAGCTCCAGAAAGAAGGGGCGGGCGGGAAATAGGAACAGGAAATAGCATGGAAAATACACCATTGGAGAGTCAGgctacacggggggggggggggggggggggtggaggaggagtttggatttataccctacctttctctcctgtaaggagactcaaggtggcttacaagctcctttcccttctccccacaacagacaccttcagaggcaggtggggctgagaaagttctgagagaactgtgactagcccaaggtcacccagcaggaatgtaggagtgtggaactCTTGAGGTTGTGGATTGCAAGACAAAGACCACCCCCAATCCCTTTGGTGCCTTCTTTCTCCCATGTTTTGTTAGCTTCTCAGTGACCCCTGAGAACATTCAATGATGTCACAAGTTCAGACAATGATATAGTATAGCTCCAGGCTCATCCCGTGACATCATAACCACGCAGGTTCCAGTTTGGTAGGAATGCTAAATTTCACCTACCCAACTtctatagctttaaaaggggcttggacagatttatggaggagaagttgatttatggctaccaatcttgatcctctttgatctgagattgcaaatgccttaacagaccaggtgatcgggagcaacagccgcagaaggccattgctttcacatcctacatgtgagctcccaaaggcacctggtgggccactgcgagtagcagagagctggactagatggactttggtctgatccagctggcttgttcttatgttcttatgttctggggTTGCGAATTTAGTCCAATGTCAGTGTCTCAAGGCCAGAGAATATGCTTAAAGAAGACCGCGTGCGTGACAGTCAATTGGTTTTGAAATGAGAACCTagatgctagaaccagggggcatccattgaaaatgctggggggaagaattaggactaataaaaggaaacacttcttcacgcaacgggtgagtggtgtttggaatatgctgccacaggaggtggggatggccactaaccaggatagctttaaaaggggcttggacagattgatggaggagaagtcgatctatggctaccaatcttgatcctccttgatctcagattgcaaatgccttagcagaccaggtgatcgggagcaacagccgcagaaggccattgctttcacatcctgcaggtgagctcccaatggcacctggtgggccgctgtgagtagcagagagctggactagatggactctggtctgatccagctggctagttcttatgttcttatgagggtggCCACGGCTGGCCTTTGGAGGGTAGGAAGTCAAGCAGTGCGTGAGGTCACCGGGATTTTCCGGATCCTTCCGAAATGAAAAGGATACTTACGTGGAGGTCGTGGCTGACTTCCAGGCTGACCTTGGGGAGGGAGATGGCCACCGACCTCTTCTTCAGCTTGCCCATCCAAGTCTTCAGCTGCTCCCTGGTCAGCATCTTCTCCACTCGCTCCAGCGGCTCCACGTGGTTCGGCAAGATGAAGATCATGCTGGACAGCTTGTGGGCCAGGGGCATTTCCACTATCTGCAGATTCTCTGCCTCGTCGTTGTAATATGGGTACAGGcctttaaaacaaatacatttgctAGTTATGTGTTTAAAAAGATGTATtaggctgcctttccacccagatatcttagttgatagttccatgggaatgtcaactccatgcatggcagctctgaaaaaggcaaactctatgctggggatgattaagaaaggaattgagaataaaactgcagggACTGTCATGACcttctataaagccgtggtgcgaccgcacttgggagtcctgtgttcagttctggtcgccacatctcaaaaaggatattgaagagatagaaaaagtgcagagaagggcaacgaggatgattgagggactggagcaccttccttatgaggagaggctgcagcgtttgggactctttagtttggagaggagatgtctgaggggggataggattgaaatctataaaattatgcatggggtagaaaatgtggacagagagaaatttctctctctttctcacaatactaaaaccagggggcatccattgaaaatgctggggggaagaattaggactaataaaaggaaacacttcttcacgcaacatgggattggtgtttggaatatgctgccacaggagctggtgatggccactaacctggatagctttaaaaagggcttgcacagatttatggagaagttgatctatggctaccaattttgatcctccttgatctgagattgcaaatgccttaacagtccaggtgctcgggagcagcagcagcagcagaaggccattgctttcacatcctgcacgtgagctcccaaaggcacctggtgggccactgcgagtagctgagagctggactagatggactctggtctgatccagcaggctagttcttatgttcttagataggGAACTCATCCAGAAATCTTGGTTAGGCTACTGCATTCCAGGTTCCATTTACCTGTGCGGTGCATCATGGGAATGCCCACTGTGTAGGAACGGGTGACCATAAAGCCCCGGTTGTCGACCATCTTGTGATGGAATCTCTCGTCCCAGTGAGCTGCAAGGAGACGGAAGGCATAAAGCAAGGTCGGTTAGTAAAGCAAAGGTTGTCTCAACGCACTTAGCTCTAACTGTGCCCGGCAAACTAAACCAAATAAGCAATTCAGGCTTGGTGGAATCCAACAGACATAGTTCATCCACCAAGTCCCCGAACTGTTTTCAAACCAGGCCTCTGAAGAAGCCAAATCCCAGAAGTGGACAGGATGGAAGTGAAGAcgtttctctcttccctttcccacacTGGCTTACGGCAGTGTATAAAGTCCTTCCCACAAAGGTCgttgaggctagctggatctctCTCGGGCCGGGGGCCATTAGAAGGTTCCCCTCCGATGTACGGAGGGGCCTTTGAGGGCACTATGGGgaaatgcggtctcgaagatatgtaGGTCCAACACTGCTTAAGGCCATAAAGGTTAATACCAGGACTTTGAAAGTGATTCGGAACTTGACCAGCAGCCAGTGTAATTATTTTAGGACCAATGTTATATGGTCTTGACTGGCTCTTCTATTAGCCAGCCAGATTAAACGATATGTTATCTTCTTTCGCCCTCCGATGGAGGTCATCGCCATCTGTTTTAGTATTGGTTTACTTTTATATATGGGTTTTAAAGTTTAAATTATTATACAGTTGTAAAATGTTTATGCTGTAACCCATCCTGAGCCCTGCGGGaatagggcgggatagaaatctaataaaataaataaataaaactggagtcaaactgaggctccttccgcacaggcaaaataatgcgttttcaaaccactttcacaactgcttgcaagtgaattttgctattctgcacagcttcaaacagcactaaaagcagtttgaaaatgcattattctgtatgtgcggaatgagcctgagaattaaaaaaaaacctgtgtccACAAacaggaagttctgaccatagtTCCtgttgattcctagagctacctacaAGTGAAATTCTGTGCGAATCtggtttttctttatttttttttctcctgggatGCTTCCGCCACTCCCCTAACTCTCCTTCTAGTTGCCAAGAACTATTTGGCAACTGTACCCAAAGTCCCCGTGACCTGTACGAGTGCAATTAAGACGTCCTTCCCACCAGCTTCAAGCCGCCCGTCAGATGCCACTCACGTTTGAAGAACATGGCGTTGACAATCAAGGCCCCGTCGGTCTTGTCCACGTCCTTGGTGACCTCGGGCAGTTTGCCGTCCGTGGTCTGCGCCGCCCACTCGTTGATGGACTTCACGGCGCTCCGCTTGTCCCGGAAGTTTATCTTGGAGTGGTCGTAGTTGTAATGCTTCTTGCTGCTCTTGACGAAGTCGTCGGCGAAGGTGATGGAGCTGGGGCCGTAGAGGCGGCTGCCGATCTTCCACGTGACGTTGCGGGCGGTGGAGTTGCTCACGTCGCTGAGGAGCTCCGACAGGCCGCTGTGGACGTAGTCGTCGTTCAGTTTGTCGGCGCTGAGCAGGGCCTTGGCTTGGGACGCCGTGGAAGCCTTGCCCCCCAGGGACACCAGACCGAGGGAGGACGCCACCACCACCGGAGACAAGAGGATGTTCTCCATGTTCTTATCCTTGGCCATCGCGTGGTAAAGGCTGAAGGCCAGGTTGGTGCTCCGGTCAGCCAGGGCCGTTGCTTTATCGCTCAACTTTTTCTTTTCCGAGGGCACGGCGGCGACGGCGCTGAGCGCCAGGAGTGTGAACACCCACATGATTTCTGTAAGACTTGGGGAAAACCTGAACCTACAAAGAAACAGAACGGGCAGTCAGCCACGCTGGAGCAATCTCAACTTCGTTGTTATCCAACCAGTTAATGTTTATTGCAGTCAGGGACCAGATGAGAAGGACATAGAGAGGGTCACCAACAAGTCTACATACAATAGAATTTCACAGACATATGAAAGATTGCTCTCAGTAGCACGCGCAGCTAACAAAAAGAGAAACTTAATTATggttagttgtggtgggttttccgggctgtgtggccgtggtctggtagatctttctcctaacgtttcgcctgcatctgtggctggcatcttcagaggtgtatcacagagggaagtctgttacacgctgtctagtgagaagagatcacggccacacaacccgaaaaacccacaacaaccagttgaatccggctgtgaaagccctcgacaatacattcattatGGTTGTTATTCAAATAAGAGGCAGGCTGTGGCTTGCCAAAAATTCCTCCGCTTTGAATACTGGATCGATCCCctgcctctccagttaaaaaaggagCAGgcggtaaaaaaataaaaaagttctgAATCCCTGAATCCCTGCAGAACGGCTTCCAGCTTTAGCCCATGAcaatttttgtaaatatatatattttgtagcctgagtttttatatctagaactttattaaaactcCTTTTTGTAGAACTCTTCCGTGCTTTTTCTCTGCTAcagaactgggtagtttcaggTCTTCTATCACATtcaatataaggtagcttcaCGTGTGCGTTTGGGAGGGACGGTggatcagtggcgtagcagctGTTTGACATCCCAAAGGTCCCCAATATCACCAGTTAAAAATTCTGCCTGAAATCCTGCAGTCCCACTACCAGCCTGAGCCAACAACTCAAACCCTGTTGGACGGAGGGTCAGCTTTGGGATAATGGCAgcacttggggaggggaggggagggaggggaggaggagggaggagggaggaggaaggaaggaggggagggaggaaggaaggaaggaaggaaggaaggaaggaaggaaggaaggaaggaaggaaggaaggaaggaaggaaggaaggaaggaggaaggagggaggaaggaaggaaggaaggaaggaaggaaggaaggaaggaaggaagggggagggggggggaggggagggggggagggaggggagggaggggggagggagggagggaggaggggagggagggagggaggaaggaaggaaggaagggaggaaggaaggaaggaaggaaggaaggaaggaaggaaggaaggaaggaaggaaggaaggaaggaaggaaggaaggaaggaaggaaggaaggaaggaaggaaggaaggaaggaaggaaggaaggaaggaaggaaggaaggaaggaaggaaggaaggaagatgtgcTACGTTTTGCATGGGCAGAGAAAACTGCAAGGTGCCTCTTTGCAACCAtcaaggctgtgagcagtcttggacctgcatacctgtgggaccgcctctccccatattgccccttaAGATCACTCCATTCGTTGGAAGGAAATCTGCTATTCGCCCCTGGCCCAAGAGATATCTGACTGGCCACTACGAGGGCCAGGACCTTTGCGgtcttggcccctacctggtggaacaagctccccagtgagatcagggccctgcaggacttgaataTTTTCCGcagggctgttccaccaggcttttacatCTGACCAGCCGAGTTTGAACTGAATCAACTTGTTGTTTGTGGCCCCCCAGGGATGTATTAAGCGTATGGGATGGCGCCATCTAATGTTATTGTTTTGAACTGTTTCAtgcttattctgttttgtattgttttatcattattgttgttcactgccctgagccctgcggggaagggcaggttataaatcaaaatataaataaatataaatataaataagaagaaagccagcatggctaAACAGAGGTCCAATTTCAATGCAATGCTGGTGAGGCGAATGCCCTCAAACTGTGGGCATTGCCCTCAATGCCCTCAAATGCTGCTGTGGCATCTCACTGAAACCAGACCACCATCTGTGCCAAGCAGCTACGTGGCCCAAGACACGATAGCCGCACAAAGCCCCACGGGCAAACACGTTTAGATCAGGTGTAAGGACTGAACCTGAGGAATTTTGTCGTGCGAGGCCAGGTGTTTGTGCACTGACCTATAGCCCTGACCCTGGTTATATTATCATTACATTCTGAATGGTTGCTTTCAATGAGATGAGCACAACACATTTGCGACAACCACAAGACCAAACAGCTGAATTCTGAACATCCTTCTAGTTAACCATGCTGCAGTTCCCAGAATGGCCTCAAGAGGGAGCACTAGGATTCCCGGAAAGCTGTGAGTTTAACCCCGTTCTTCCCAAACTTTTCAACAAGggagaattttatttttcttctgaattGAAACTGGAAGCACAACTAACTGTTGCACCTGAacaagagtcagcagtgtgagGCGGTGGCCaagattctggactgtatcaataggagtctatTGTGTAGATtgaaggatgtaattgtacctctctattctgcatgggttagacctcacctggactaTTGTGtccagttcaagaaggatattgacaagctggaatgggtccagaggagggcagccaaaatggtataaaaggtctggagtccgtgccctatgaagagaggcttagggaggtggggatgtttagtctggagaagagaaggctcagaggtgacatgtttagatatttgaagggatgtcatgttggtgagggagcaagcttgttttctgctgctccagagactgggaccaggagtcatggggtcaaggtgcaggaaaatgcACCttgtggttatggccactaacctggatagctttaaaaggggcttggacagatttatggaggagaagtcgatctatggctccccgAAAAGAGCGGAATGCAACAGAGAACAAAGCCAAGAAAGAAAAGAGGCCGAAGCAGAGAGCGCA is part of the Sphaerodactylus townsendi isolate TG3544 linkage group LG04, MPM_Stown_v2.3, whole genome shotgun sequence genome and encodes:
- the SERPINH1 gene encoding serpin H1, coding for MWVFTLLALSAVAAVPSEKKKLSDKATALADRSTNLAFSLYHAMAKDKNMENILLSPVVVASSLGLVSLGGKASTASQAKALLSADKLNDDYVHSGLSELLSDVSNSTARNVTWKIGSRLYGPSSITFADDFVKSSKKHYNYDHSKINFRDKRSAVKSINEWAAQTTDGKLPEVTKDVDKTDGALIVNAMFFKPHWDERFHHKMVDNRGFMVTRSYTVGIPMMHRTGLYPYYNDEAENLQIVEMPLAHKLSSMIFILPNHVEPLERVEKMLTREQLKTWMGKLKKRSVAISLPKVSLEVSHDLHKHLADLGLTEAVDKNKADLSKISGKKDLYLANVFHAAALEWDTEGNPYEGDIYALEEMKNPKLFYVDHPFVFLIKDNKTNSILFIGRLVRPKGEKMRDEL